Proteins from a genomic interval of Posidoniimonas polymericola:
- a CDS encoding nitrilase-related carbon-nitrogen hydrolase produces the protein MPRPVRGALIQATTCEPTTSPTAKIKQAMIDKHVAMIEEAASKGAQVCCLQEIFYGPYFCAEQETKWYELTERIPDGPTTKLMCDLAKKHKMVMVVPMYEEDLTGVYYNTAAVIDATGEYLGKFRKIHIPHCQPGFWEKFYFRPGNLGYPVFDTAVGKVGVYICYDRHFPDGARCLGLNGAEIVFNPSATVAGLSEYLWKLEQPAHAVANQYFVGAINRPGWEEPWRIGEFYGQSYFVDPRGQFIAQSDKRDEDDIVIADMDLDLIREVRNTWQFFRDRRPETYGAITEL, from the coding sequence ATGCCCCGCCCTGTTCGTGGCGCCCTGATCCAGGCCACTACCTGCGAGCCCACCACGTCGCCTACCGCCAAGATCAAGCAGGCGATGATCGACAAGCACGTGGCGATGATCGAAGAGGCCGCTAGCAAGGGCGCCCAGGTCTGCTGCCTGCAGGAGATCTTCTACGGGCCCTACTTCTGCGCCGAGCAAGAGACCAAGTGGTACGAGCTGACCGAGCGGATCCCGGACGGGCCGACCACCAAGCTGATGTGCGACTTGGCCAAGAAGCACAAGATGGTGATGGTCGTCCCGATGTACGAGGAGGACCTGACCGGGGTCTACTACAACACGGCCGCGGTGATCGACGCCACGGGTGAGTACCTCGGCAAGTTCCGCAAGATCCACATCCCGCACTGCCAGCCCGGCTTCTGGGAGAAGTTCTATTTCCGCCCGGGCAACCTTGGTTATCCCGTGTTCGACACCGCCGTGGGCAAGGTGGGCGTCTACATCTGCTACGACCGCCACTTCCCCGACGGCGCCCGTTGCCTGGGCCTGAACGGCGCCGAGATCGTGTTCAACCCGTCGGCCACGGTGGCGGGGCTCAGCGAGTACCTGTGGAAGCTCGAGCAGCCGGCCCACGCGGTCGCCAACCAGTACTTTGTCGGCGCGATCAACCGGCCGGGCTGGGAGGAGCCGTGGCGGATCGGCGAGTTCTACGGCCAGAGTTACTTCGTCGACCCCCGCGGGCAGTTCATCGCCCAGAGCGACAAACGCGACGAGGACGACATCGTCATCGCCGACATGGACCTCGACCTGATCCGCGAGGTGCGGAACACCTGGCAGTTCTTCCGCGACCGCCGGCCAGAGACTTACGGGGCGATCACGGAATTGTAA
- a CDS encoding CoA-acylating methylmalonate-semialdehyde dehydrogenase gives MSTTAPQTVPFLIGGQWLELDADAFEDVYNPSTGGVIARTPLGGPAEVDRAVQAAAAALPSWADTPVVERARVMFRLRQLMDDRFEEIAKLVTREHGKTIAEARAEVIRGVEMVEFAAGIPSLIMGEVLPNIAAGVDASCVRHPVGVCVGITPYNFPNMVPLWMVPVAITCGNTFVLKPSEKVPLSAVLLGELLDEAGLPPGVFNVVHGGKPCVDALLEHPQVAAISFVGSTPIAESIYRTGTANGKRVQSAGGAKNHLIIMPDADMDQTVKALAASAYGCAGQRCMAGSMAVAVGAAGDPLVDGLVDFSRKMTVGPSDPDVDADAESVDMGPVIRDAHLQRVAGYLDIAGEDGATVALDGRRGDSGGAFLIGPSVVDRVEPGMRIAREEVFGPVLSVSRVATLEDALALGDDCEYGNGAVIFTQSGYAAREFTQRFNAGMIGVNVGVPAPMAWFPFTGWNRSFFGDLHVQGREGIQFYTRQKVALTRWPRSDQSHADPVWKTSR, from the coding sequence ATGAGCACCACCGCACCCCAAACCGTCCCCTTCCTCATTGGCGGCCAGTGGCTCGAGCTCGACGCCGACGCGTTCGAGGACGTCTACAACCCGTCGACCGGCGGGGTGATCGCCCGCACGCCGCTCGGCGGGCCGGCGGAGGTCGACCGCGCGGTGCAGGCCGCCGCGGCCGCGCTGCCCTCCTGGGCCGACACGCCGGTCGTCGAGCGGGCCCGCGTGATGTTCCGCCTGCGGCAGCTGATGGACGACCGCTTCGAGGAGATCGCCAAGCTGGTCACCCGCGAGCACGGCAAGACCATCGCCGAGGCCCGCGCCGAGGTGATCCGCGGCGTCGAGATGGTCGAGTTCGCCGCCGGCATCCCCAGCCTGATCATGGGCGAGGTGCTCCCCAACATCGCCGCCGGAGTGGACGCGTCCTGCGTCCGCCACCCGGTGGGCGTCTGCGTGGGCATCACGCCGTACAACTTCCCCAACATGGTGCCGCTGTGGATGGTGCCAGTGGCGATCACCTGCGGCAACACCTTCGTGCTGAAGCCGTCGGAGAAGGTGCCGTTGTCGGCCGTGCTGCTGGGCGAGCTGCTCGACGAGGCCGGGCTGCCGCCGGGCGTGTTCAACGTTGTGCACGGCGGCAAGCCCTGCGTTGACGCGTTGCTCGAGCACCCGCAGGTCGCCGCGATCTCGTTCGTCGGCTCGACGCCGATCGCCGAGTCCATCTACAGGACTGGCACGGCCAATGGCAAGCGGGTGCAGTCGGCCGGCGGCGCCAAGAACCACCTGATCATCATGCCCGACGCGGACATGGACCAGACCGTCAAGGCGCTCGCCGCCAGCGCGTACGGCTGCGCTGGCCAGCGCTGCATGGCGGGCAGCATGGCCGTGGCGGTCGGCGCCGCCGGCGACCCGCTGGTTGACGGGCTGGTGGACTTCTCCCGCAAGATGACGGTCGGCCCCAGCGACCCCGACGTCGACGCCGACGCCGAGTCGGTCGACATGGGCCCCGTGATCCGCGACGCGCACCTGCAGCGGGTCGCCGGTTACCTGGACATCGCCGGCGAGGACGGCGCGACCGTCGCGCTCGACGGCCGCCGCGGCGACTCGGGCGGCGCGTTCCTGATCGGCCCGAGCGTCGTCGACCGGGTCGAGCCCGGCATGCGGATCGCCAGGGAGGAAGTCTTCGGGCCGGTGCTCAGCGTGTCGCGTGTCGCCACGCTCGAGGACGCGTTGGCGCTGGGCGACGACTGCGAGTACGGCAACGGCGCGGTGATCTTCACGCAGAGCGGCTACGCCGCCCGCGAGTTCACCCAGCGGTTCAACGCCGGCATGATCGGCGTGAACGTCGGCGTGCCGGCGCCGATGGCGTGGTTCCCGTTCACCGGCTGGAACCGCTCGTTCTTCGGCGACCTGCACGTGCAGGGCCGCGAGGGTATCCAGTTCTATACCCGCCAAAAGGTCGCGCTGACACGGTGGCCCCGCTCCGACCAGTCGCACGCCGACCCGGTCTGGAAGACGTCGCGGTAG